The following coding sequences are from one Aethina tumida isolate Nest 87 chromosome 2, icAetTumi1.1, whole genome shotgun sequence window:
- the LOC109607057 gene encoding islet cell autoantigen 1: MQHQYWVTKKSVLRKLGGKEDECIVSSDAELDAKLELFKSINETCLQLQRVIDLYQERLCYLAQEENALGRYLKECGKIEKNSSAAHIMSTAGKALAYTGHQRLTVRPPLVRLHHEVETFRARAVADTRNTISEMEKARTEYRAALSWMKSASTQLDPDTGHGLEKFRKAQSYVKTTKKKFDSLTLACLQKVDLLAAARCNMFSHALVPYQNVILSFATKAAETQCLANTKLNQVQQPYDFSACTNLAHAIETDKDKNTFFNAEYSDNEPGKDKKDQETKKSKKEELQGESVSNLLGEGFTIPSETAEQESPSIIDESKPSSALLDLNWSSNSGFLGGDFMPSKLLQDNSFNLDESPINNKTENEVSKDVDEKVKKKGESSGSQVSWLSLFAELDPLANENCSTNTGDRA, translated from the exons atgcaaCACCAATATTGGGTGACTAAAAAAAGCGTGCTACGAAAGCTGGGGGGTAAAGAGGACGAGTGCATTGTGTCGTCGGATGCAGAATTGGACGCGAAATTGGAGCTGTTCAAGTCGATAAATGAGACTTGTTTGCAGTTGCAACGTGTTATAGATTTGTACCAAGAACGTTTGTGTTATTTGGCTCAAGAGGAGAACGCGTTGGGCAGATATTTGAAAGAATGTGGGaagattgaaaaaaattcgAGCGCTGCCCACATCATGAGCACAGCTGGAAAAGCTCTGGCATACACAGGCCACCAACGTTTAACAGTTAGGCCCCCATTGGTGAGACTTCACCATGAAGTTGAAACATTTAGGGCTAGAGCTGTGGCAGACACCAGGAACACCATAAGTGAAATGGAGAAGGCCAGAACAGAATATAGGGCTGCCTTAAGTTGGATGAAATCTGCTTCTACACAATTAGATCCAGATACTGGACATGGATTGGAGAAATTTCGCAAAGCTCAATCTTATGTTAAGActacaaagaaaaaatttgatagtttGACACTGGCTTGCCTACAGAAAGTTGATCTTCTTGCAGCAGCCAGATGTAACATGTTTTCACATGCTTTAGTGCCATATCAGAATGTTATTCTCAGTTTTGCAACAAAAGCTGCAGAGACCCAATGTTTGGCCAATACCAAATTGAATCAGGTTCAACAACCATATGACTTCAGTGCATGTACCAATTTGGCACATGCCATAGAGACTGACAAGGATAAAAACACGTTCTTTAATGCCGAGTATTCCGACAATGAACCGGGAAAAGACAAAAAGGACCaagaaacaaaaaa gTCTAAAAAAGAGGAATTACAAGGCGAGAGCGTTTCGAATCTCCTCGGCGAAGGCTTTACAATCCCGTCTGAAACAGCTGAACAAGAATCTCCGTCAATTATAGACGAATCAAAACCGAGTTCGGCGCTTTTGGATTTAAACTGGTCATCAAATTCTGGTTTTCTGGGTGGTGATTTTATGCCATCAAAACTTTTACAAGATAATTCGTTTAATTTAGACGAATCTCCTATTAACAACAAAACTGAAAATGAAGTTTCTAAAGATGTAGATGAAAAAGTGAAAAAGAAGGGTGAATCAAGTGGTTCTCAAGTTTCCTGGTTAAGTCTTTTTGCGGAACTGGATCCTTTGGCTAACGAAAACTGTTCGACGAACACCGGCGATAGAGCTTAA
- the LOC109607068 gene encoding regulator of MON1-CCZ1 complex, translated as MEEDNCYLELSKDPVRFEAVNQLTNVFFDDSNKDVFAVRSGGVMGVVVKGPNKDDTPLKFRMEDHGPVLSIKFSLDHKILAVQRTTTSVEFMNFNGDSIDTEYAQSSKKNSNILGFVWTNTTEVAFITDHGIELYMVLPDKKALKYLKTSSITVQWFVWCAQNKIALLASAHGSQLQPVVLTGGSISKLPKVETEPGRMALERDVTLATLYGVPAVLILRHQSGPQTAEVHVHTLSGPGQAPVKSHVLKLGLSGRFAINVVDDLILVHHQASRSSKLFDIALQGETDGSVKYHNSVAPARSFKPASLDIPGLVEPQIHLCDLYSPNWVVFQPNVVIDAKLGCLWHIHLCLPELCQLITDLSICTQVALKRNHAKEVLIKILLQQARQEKPDLYKLQESFNNINSVYRTWADEAVQYQIATPPNVQITTKAPQMPRVLIDQDDMYDGIFVKLDNENDLQKLEWVLLSYITSLTEYGIAVQHNLNELMITTLARQEKFTSLQQLLQYGVVSDSKPLACLLLSLGNMHPAALQMALDMLARIDAKEEIQEVLLSEGQILSALKLAGDSANPRKFLNAAQNANDSTLFHSVLFHFRNNTQFAATFKKDERLLNFIHHYTTIFQDN; from the exons atggaAGAGGACAACTGTTATTTAGAACTATCCAAAGATCCTGTGCGATTCGAGGCAGTGAATCAACTCACCAATGTATTTTTTGATGACTCAAACAAGGAT GTCTTTGCTGTAAGATCTGGAGGAGTAATGGGGGTTGTAGTAAAAGGACCAAATAAAGATGATActcctttaaaatttagaatggAGGACCATGGACCAGTTTTATCCATAAAATTCTCATTGGATCATAAAATACTGGCTGTACAAAGAACCACCACCTCAGTAGAATTTATGAACTTCAATGGTGATTCTATTGATACAGAATATGCACAAAGTTCCAAAAAAAACTCCAACATATTAGGATTTGTCTGGACAAACACTACTGAGGTAGCCTTTATTACAGATCATGGTATAGAATTGTACATGGTTTTACCCGATAAGAAAGcactgaaatatttgaagactAGTTCCATAACTGTTCAGTGGTTTGTCTGGTGTGCACAGAACAAGATTGCCCTTTTAGCTTCTGCTCATGGTTCACAACTGCAACCTGTTGTACTTACTGGTGGATCAATAAGCAAGCTACCAAAAGTTGAAA CTGAACCTGGTAGAATGGCTTTGGAAAGAGACGTTACGTTGGCGACATTGTATGGAGTACCAGCCGTTTTGATTCTTCGCCACCAAAGCGGGCCGCAAACGGCCGAAGTTCACGTACATACTTTAAGTGGTCCTGGTCAAGCACCTGTTAAATCCCATGTTTTAAAGTTGGGCCTTTCTGGCCGGTTTGCCATAAATGTCGTCGATGATCTGATCTTAGTTCATCACcaa GCTTCCAGGAGTTCCAAATTGTTTGATATTGCTTTGCAAGGTGAAACTGACGGAAGTGTTAAATATCATAACTCAGTAGCTCCTGCCAGATCTTTTAAACCAGCAAGTCTTGACATTCCTGGGTTAGTTGAACCTCAAATTCATCTCTGTGATCTTT ATTCGCCAAACTGGGTAGTTTTTCAACCAAATGTTGTGATAGATGCCAAACTAGGTTGTCTTTGGCACATCCATTTATGTTTACCAGAATTATGCCAGTTGATAACTGATTTGAGCATTTGTACACAAGTAGCTTTAAAAAGAAACCACGCCAAAGAAGTTTTGATAAAA ATATTACTCCAACAAGCAAGACAAGAAAAACCAGATCTATACAAATTGCAAGAATCctttaacaatataaacagTGTGTATAGAACTTGGGCGGATGAGGCAGTACAATATCAAATCGCCACTCCACCCAACGTACAAATCACAACGAAAGCACCGCAAATGCCAAGAGTTTTGATCGATCAAGACGACATGTACGACGGAATTTTTGTCAAGCTGGACAACGAGAATGACTTACAAAAACTCGAATGGGTTTTGCTTAGTTATATAACGTCTCTGACCGAATACGGAATCGCCGTGCAACACAATCTCAATGAACTTATGATAACTACTTTG gccCGGCAGGAAAAATTTACGTCGCTCCAACAACTGCTGCAATACGGAGTGGTCAGCGATTCGAAACCTCTAGCTTGCTTACTGCTGTCTCTCGGTAACATGCATCCGGCAGCATTGCAAATGGCTCTTGATATGCTGGCCAGAATTGACGCGAAAGAAGAAATCCAAGAGGTGTTACTGAGCGAGGGACAGATTTTGTCGGCGCTGAAACTGGCCGGAGATTCGGCGAATCCCCGCAAATTTTTGAACGCAGCCCAAAATGCGAACGATAGCACATTGTTCCACAGTGTACTGTTTCATTTCAGGAACAATACGCAGTTCGCTGCAACttttaaaaaag ATGAAAggctgttaaattttatacatcatTATACTACTATATTTCaggacaattaa
- the LOC109607076 gene encoding adenosine 5'-monophosphoramidase HINT3 yields the protein MFLINWFKGNNKEDCIFCKIISGEAPCTKYYEDEECLVFKDIKPASTHHLLAIPKMHIKNIDSLTKKDIPLVQKMVECSKKALKDLQGDMEKVLLGFHCPPFNSVPHLHLHIISPIDQMSYLNKLVYKPELQWFCTAEDVIAKLENS from the exons ATGTTTTTGATAAACTGGTTTAAGG GCAATAATAAAGAGGATtgcatattttgtaaaataatatctgGGGAAGCACcttgtacaaaatattatgaagATGAAGagtgtttagtttttaaagaCATTAAACCAGCATCAACTCACCATCTTTTGGCAATTCCTAAAATgcacatcaaaaatattgatagtCTTACAAAAAAAGATATTCCTTTAG TGCAAAAAATGGTCGAATGTAGTAAAAAGGCATTAAAGGATTTACAAGGAGATAtggaaaaagtattattaggATTTCATTGTCCACCATTCAATTCAGTGCCACATTTACATTTGCACATTATCAGTCCAATTGATCAAATGTCCTACTTGAATAAATTGGTCTACAAACCTGAATTACAATGGTTTTGTACT GCTGAAGATGTTATTGCCAAACTGGAGAACAGCTga
- the LOC109606553 gene encoding adenosine 5'-monophosphoramidase HINT3 isoform X1 encodes MLKIFNILSVTSVKMNQNCIFCKIITGEANSTKYYEDEETLVFKDIKPAAKHHFLSIPKKHITNINSLTKDDIPLVNKLVEEGKKVLLEQKGETENMLLGFHCPPFNAISHLHLHVISPRNEMSFLSQIMFRPKSWWFITVDDVLHNLQNKL; translated from the exons atgctaaaaatattcaatatcttGTCTGTGACTTCAGTGAAAATGaatcaaaattgtatattcTGCAAAATTATAACTGGTGAAGCTAACAGTACCAAATACTATGAGGATGAAGAAACACTTGTGTTTAAGGACATAAAACCTGCAGCtaaacatcattttttatccATACCAAAGAAAcacattacaaatattaacagCCTCACAAAAGATGACATTCCATTAG ttaataaactgGTTGAAGAGGGAAAGAAGGTCTTACTTGAGCAAAAGGGTGAAACTGAGAATATGCTTCTAGGATTTCACTGTCCCCCATTCAATGCTATATCACATCTACATTTACATGTTATAAGTCCAAGAAATGAAATGTCCTTTTTAAGCCAAATTATGTTCAGACCTAAATCATGGTGGTTCATCACT gtgGATGATGTCTTACACAATctgcaaaataaattataa
- the LOC109606553 gene encoding adenosine 5'-monophosphoramidase HINT3 isoform X2: MNQNCIFCKIITGEANSTKYYEDEETLVFKDIKPAAKHHFLSIPKKHITNINSLTKDDIPLVNKLVEEGKKVLLEQKGETENMLLGFHCPPFNAISHLHLHVISPRNEMSFLSQIMFRPKSWWFITVDDVLHNLQNKL; this comes from the exons ATGaatcaaaattgtatattcTGCAAAATTATAACTGGTGAAGCTAACAGTACCAAATACTATGAGGATGAAGAAACACTTGTGTTTAAGGACATAAAACCTGCAGCtaaacatcattttttatccATACCAAAGAAAcacattacaaatattaacagCCTCACAAAAGATGACATTCCATTAG ttaataaactgGTTGAAGAGGGAAAGAAGGTCTTACTTGAGCAAAAGGGTGAAACTGAGAATATGCTTCTAGGATTTCACTGTCCCCCATTCAATGCTATATCACATCTACATTTACATGTTATAAGTCCAAGAAATGAAATGTCCTTTTTAAGCCAAATTATGTTCAGACCTAAATCATGGTGGTTCATCACT gtgGATGATGTCTTACACAATctgcaaaataaattataa
- the LOC109606194 gene encoding rho GTPase-activating protein 1: MCPHNMDSNKYSPTKTYPGALDNNDEPYPSLSDYHDYEPNLEFDDTELHQAPNILESTVELLNAEANGIVSPESDFGEDNFEDLAENLDSMTFCSTSYPEVGQEPAEEFAEIAKHGIIDVKGDDSGGRKIIVVYACKLPPAKDIDHGLFLRYLMQTLQTYVSQDYTLVYFHYGLNSKNKPSLKWLVQAYKAFDRNYKKNLQALYLVHPTSFLKFVSQLFKPLISAKFGRKLNYIFSLEELNTHIRTSNLDIPQEVIEYDQKINVSSATPTEAEEAVEHLATQQFGVTLSDIKIHYNVSIPPVVKQCVEYLDQPDALETEGLFRRCAGIETVRALQQIADRGEALQFEGPHQAADLLKKFLRELKEPLLTYDCYDEILQFQSWSKEEQLRNVQILVMEKLPKENYNLLKYIVSFLSRVQERSDLNKMTAQNLAVVFGPNLVWSYKYSMSLASIGPINNFTAFLLLHHNEIFII; encoded by the exons ATGTGTCCACACAACATGGATTCTAATAAATACAGCCCAACAAAAACATATCCAG GTGCTCTTGATAACAATGATGAGCCATATCCAAGTTTATCAGATTATCATGATTATGAGCCCAATCTTGAGTTTGATGACACAGAACTACATCAAGCACCAAATATTTTGGAATCCACAG TTGAATTACTCAACGCTGAAGCAAATGGTATTGTATCACCTGAATCAGATTTTGGGGAAGACAATTTTGAAGACCTGGCTGAAAATTTAGACAGCATGACTTTTTGTTCCACTTCTTATCCAGAGGTGGGACAAGAACCTGCTGAGGAGTTTGCAGAAATTGCCAAACATGGGATTATTGATGTGAAAGGTGATGATTCTGGTGGCAGGAAAATTATTGTGGTTTATGCCTGTAAATTACCTCCTGCCAAAGACATTGATCATGGACTGTTTTTAAG atATCTGATGCAAACACTACAAACATATGTATCGCAAGATTACACCTTAGTCTACTTTCATTACGGCCTTAACAGTAAAAATAAGCCATCTTTAAAATGGTTGGTACAGGCTTACAAAGCCTTTGATCGCAACTACAAGAAAAATCTCCAAGCTTTGTACTTGGTGCACCCAacaagttttttgaaattcgTCTCGCAGCTGTTTAAACCACTGATCAGTGCGAAATTCGGccgcaaattaaattatattttttccctTGAAGAGCTCAATACACACATACGAACAAGTAATTTGGATATACCACAGGAAGTTATAGA GTATGAccaaaaaatcaatgtttcTTCCGCAACTCCAACTGAAGCTGAGGAGGCTGTGGAACATTTAGCTACGCAACAATTCGGTGTCACGTTGTCCGACATCAAGATTCATTACAATGTTTCCATTCCGCCTGTTGTTAAACAATGCGTGGAATATCTGGACCAACCTGacg cgCTAGAGACTGAAGGATTGTTTAGAAGGTGTGCGGGCATAGAAACAGTGAGAGCTTTACAACAAATTGCTGATAGAGGAGAAGCTTTACAATTCGAAGGTCCTCATCAAGCTGCAGATCTACTCAAAAAGTTTTTGCGGGAGTTAAAAGAGCCTTTGTTAACTTACGACTGCTATGATGAAATACTTCAATTCCAAA GTTGGTCCAAGGAGGAACAACTTCGTAACGTACAGATTTTAGTAATGGAAAAGCTGCCCAAAGAAAACTACAATCTTCTGAAATACATAGTGAGCTTCCTAAGCAGA gTTCAGGAACGATCCGACTTGAATAAAATGACAGCACAAAACTTGGCTGTGGTTTTCGGTCCGAATTTGGTATGGTCTTATAAATATTCGATGTCGCTTGCATCAATTGGACCTATTAATAACTTTACGGCGTTTCTTCTTCTGCAtcacaatgaaatattcatcATATAG